In Candidatus Wallbacteria bacterium, a single genomic region encodes these proteins:
- a CDS encoding aminopeptidase P family protein encodes MSLQTRISSLQKIVRENGYDGFLIYSPENLFYLTSFYATEYGYLLVTEKKVFLLTNFIYKEQALDCFKKIKGEIVDCKGKCIEFLRENLKKNGKYYIEGVIPHYIYKSLSSELIGIKLDSNVEILKKMRMIKEKDEIKSITEAIELTEKGFDYIRKVIKPGLSELEIKAELEYFLARHGAEKMSFDSIIAAGKNSAYPHAKTGNGKVKKGDFLKMDFGIFQGHYCSDMTRTVGIGSLNRKQLEIYHVVLEAQLAAMDGIRPGMKGREAHELAGNVIARAGYGDYFGHGLGHGVGLEVHEGPRLSAMSEDELKPGMVVTVEPGIYLPGLGGVRIEDIVVIEKKGCRSLNHACKELVLL; translated from the coding sequence ATGAGTTTGCAGACGAGGATCAGCTCTCTCCAGAAAATCGTGCGGGAAAACGGATACGATGGTTTTCTGATTTATTCGCCGGAAAACCTCTTTTACCTGACTTCCTTTTACGCTACCGAATATGGATATTTACTGGTCACTGAGAAAAAAGTGTTTCTGCTGACTAATTTCATTTATAAAGAGCAGGCCCTGGACTGTTTTAAGAAAATCAAGGGTGAAATCGTAGACTGCAAAGGTAAATGCATTGAATTTCTGAGGGAGAATCTGAAAAAAAACGGTAAATATTACATTGAAGGCGTAATTCCTCATTATATTTACAAAAGTCTAAGCAGTGAACTGATAGGGATCAAACTGGATTCCAACGTCGAGATCCTGAAAAAAATGAGAATGATCAAGGAAAAAGATGAGATCAAATCAATTACTGAAGCCATTGAACTGACGGAGAAAGGCTTTGATTACATCAGAAAAGTGATTAAACCGGGACTCAGCGAACTTGAAATCAAAGCTGAACTGGAGTATTTCCTCGCCAGGCACGGGGCCGAGAAAATGTCTTTTGACAGCATCATAGCTGCAGGGAAGAATTCTGCTTATCCTCATGCCAAGACCGGAAACGGCAAAGTCAAAAAAGGTGATTTCCTGAAAATGGATTTCGGTATTTTCCAGGGGCATTACTGCTCAGACATGACACGTACAGTCGGCATCGGAAGCTTAAACCGGAAACAGCTGGAAATCTATCATGTCGTGCTGGAAGCCCAGCTTGCTGCCATGGACGGAATCAGACCGGGCATGAAGGGCAGGGAAGCCCACGAGCTTGCCGGTAATGTGATCGCCAGAGCCGGTTACGGGGATTACTTCGGCCATGGACTTGGTCATGGAGTTGGACTGGAAGTACATGAAGGACCAAGACTGTCTGCCATGTCCGAAGATGAACTTAAACCTGGGATGGTGGTGACTGTGGAACCGGGAATTTATCTGCCCGGGCTGGGTGGAGTGAGAATCGAAGACATTGTCGTGATTGAAAAAAAAGGCTGCCGCAGTTTGAATCATGCCTGCAAGGAACTTGTCCTGCTATAA
- the dapD gene encoding 2,3,4,5-tetrahydropyridine-2,6-dicarboxylate N-acetyltransferase, which yields MPQDYEVIAQLIKTSRKKTPVKVYLSGKLSGIDWKNSFFGNDDFGIYIGEWQEFSEILSANAQKIKHYCLENSCRNSALPIADYKAYEARIEPGAIIRDGVKIGKNAVVLMGAVINIGAEIGERTMIDMNCVIGARAIIGTDTHIGAGAVIAGVLEPPSADPVRIGNHVLVGANAVVLEGVIVGSHSVIGAGSVVTKDIPDYSVAIGSPARVVKKVDDAVKDKTRLLAELREL from the coding sequence ATGCCCCAGGATTATGAAGTCATTGCCCAGCTGATCAAGACATCCAGGAAAAAGACCCCGGTCAAAGTATATCTGAGCGGGAAATTGTCCGGAATCGACTGGAAAAACAGCTTTTTCGGGAACGATGATTTTGGAATTTACATCGGCGAATGGCAGGAATTTTCAGAAATACTGTCAGCAAATGCTCAGAAAATCAAGCATTACTGCCTGGAGAACAGCTGCCGCAACTCGGCGCTGCCGATCGCTGACTATAAAGCTTACGAAGCCAGGATCGAACCAGGAGCGATTATCAGGGACGGGGTGAAGATCGGAAAGAATGCCGTAGTCCTGATGGGAGCAGTGATCAACATCGGAGCCGAGATCGGCGAGCGGACCATGATCGACATGAACTGCGTGATCGGCGCCAGAGCCATCATCGGAACTGACACACACATCGGGGCTGGAGCAGTAATTGCAGGAGTGCTGGAGCCGCCTTCCGCGGACCCGGTCAGGATCGGAAATCATGTACTGGTCGGGGCAAACGCAGTGGTACTGGAAGGAGTGATCGTAGGCAGCCATTCAGTGATCGGAGCCGGCAGTGTTGTCACAAAAGACATTCCTGATTATTCCGTAGCCATTGGTTCTCCGGCGCGGGTCGTGAAGAAAGTCGACGATGCTGTCAAGGATAAGACCAGGCTGCTGGCCGAACTGAGAGAACTCTGA
- a CDS encoding pitrilysin family protein gives MIIKKKISDAVLLMQNLAEFETISLGIWVKCGSIFENNKLNGISHFIEHMVFKGTGNRSARDIAEELDLIGGQVNAFSAKEYTCFYGRVTTRNLEQAVDILFDIVLNPAFKEEDFVKEKNVILEEIKMYEDTPDEIIHDLLPLHIFHDSSLKLPILGSPDSLSGITLADLENYYRKNYVSSNMIISVCGKINCDQIESLIRPRIEAAAGKIRKRTPGKGGGSFCNGAWHKEKNIEQCHLLIGFPGISQLDRRLYSLNLLNNVLDGSMSSRIFQKIREDMGQAYSTYSYLLNYMNQGLYAIYAACDPKNIPAVTESIWNEINKLKKEGITDRELQISKNQYISSLYLSMESTYNRMLRMAKYEFYYSRNIPLSEVVSRIEEIDRDDLLKAADDILSEEKSFMVTVGAKSGG, from the coding sequence ATGATCATCAAAAAAAAAATTTCAGACGCTGTCTTGTTAATGCAAAACCTGGCTGAATTTGAGACGATCAGTCTCGGGATCTGGGTAAAATGTGGAAGCATCTTTGAGAACAACAAGCTCAACGGTATTTCACATTTTATCGAACACATGGTCTTCAAAGGCACCGGAAACAGAAGCGCACGTGACATCGCAGAAGAGCTGGACCTGATCGGCGGCCAGGTAAACGCTTTTTCTGCCAAGGAGTATACCTGCTTCTATGGCAGAGTCACCACCAGGAATCTGGAGCAGGCAGTCGATATCCTTTTCGACATTGTCTTGAATCCAGCTTTTAAGGAAGAGGATTTTGTCAAAGAAAAGAATGTGATCCTGGAAGAAATCAAGATGTACGAAGATACTCCGGATGAAATAATCCATGACTTGCTGCCGCTGCACATCTTCCATGACTCCAGCTTGAAACTCCCCATTCTGGGTTCTCCGGACAGCCTGTCCGGCATTACCCTTGCAGATCTGGAAAATTACTATCGCAAAAATTATGTAAGCTCCAACATGATCATCTCAGTCTGCGGGAAAATAAACTGCGATCAGATTGAGTCACTGATCAGACCGAGAATTGAAGCTGCAGCAGGAAAAATCAGAAAGCGGACTCCAGGCAAAGGCGGGGGAAGTTTCTGCAATGGAGCCTGGCACAAGGAAAAAAACATTGAACAATGCCACCTCCTGATCGGATTTCCCGGAATTTCACAACTCGACAGAAGACTTTACAGCCTGAATCTCCTGAACAACGTACTGGACGGGAGCATGAGTTCGAGAATTTTCCAGAAAATAAGGGAGGACATGGGCCAGGCCTATTCCACATATTCTTACCTGCTGAATTACATGAATCAGGGACTTTACGCGATCTATGCTGCCTGCGACCCTAAAAACATTCCTGCTGTCACTGAATCCATCTGGAATGAAATCAATAAGCTGAAAAAAGAGGGAATCACGGACAGGGAACTCCAGATTTCTAAAAATCAGTATATCAGCAGCCTGTATCTGTCGATGGAAAGTACATACAACAGGATGCTGAGGATGGCGAAATACGAATTTTATTACAGCCGGAACATCCCATTGTCGGAAGTCGTAAGCCGGATTGAGGAAATCGACCGTGACGATCTTCTGAAGGCTGCTGATGACATACTTTCTGAGGAAAAGTCTTTTATGGTGACTGTTGGAGCAAAAAGCGGAGGATAA